In Chloroflexia bacterium SDU3-3, the genomic stretch GCAAGGAGCGGGCCGCGTGGTACCGCGAGCTGCTGGCTGGCGCGCCGCTGGGCCTGCCCGCCGATGACGCGGGCCATGTGTACCACCTGTATGTGGTGGAGACAGCGGGCCGCGACGCGCTGCGCCAGCACCTGCTGGGCGCGGGCGTGGGCTGCGACATCCACTACCCCTTCCCCACCCACCTGCAGCCCGCCTACGCCGAGCTGGGCTACGCCCCCGGCGCGCTGCCACACACCGAGCAGCTGGCTAGCCAGATTCTTAGCATCCCCATGTTCCCCGAGCTGACCCGCGAGGAGGCCGAGGAGGTGGCCGCCGCCGTGCGCCAGGGGGTGGGCGCATGAGCATCGCAGACGAGATCCGCGAGCGCTTCTCCGGCGCGCGGGTGCTGATCACCGGCGGGCTGGGCTTTATCGGCAGCAACCTGGCCCACCGCCTGGTCGACCTGGGCGCGCACGTCACCCTGGTGGACTCGCTCATCCCCGAGTACGGCGGCAACGAGTTCAACATCGCTGGGCTGGATGGGCGGGTGACGGTGAACATCGCCGACGTGCGCGACCAGTACTCGATCAACCATCTGGTGCAGGGCAAGGATTTTGTGTTCAACCTGGCGGGCCAGACCAGCCATATGGACTCGATGCGCGACCCCTACACCGACCTGGACATCAACTGCCGCGCTCAGCTCTCCATCCTGGAGGCCTGCCGCCGCTTCAACCCGGCGGCCAAGCTGGTCTACGCCAGCACCCGCCAGATCTACGGCAAGCCCGACTACCTGCCGGTGGATGAGCGCCACCTGGTGCACCCGACCGATGTCAATGGCATCAACAAGATGGCCGGCGAGTGGTACCACATCCTCTACAACAATGTGTACGGCATCAGCGCCTGCGCCCTGCGGCTGACCAACACCTATGGCCCACGCATGCGGGTGAAGGATGCGCGGCAGACGTTCCTGGGCATCTGGATCAAGCGCCTGATCGATGGCGAGCCGATCGAGGTGTGGGGCGACGGCATGCAGATCCGCGACTTCACCTACATCGACGACTGCGTGGACGCCCTGCTGCTGTCGGCGGCCAACCCCAGCGCCCACGGCCAGATCTTCAACTTGGGCAGCGACGAGACGATCAACCTGCGCGATCTGGCCGCCCTGGCGGTGGAGATCAACGGCGGCGGGCGCTACGCGATCATCCCCTACCCCGCCGACCGCAAGCCGATCGACATCGGCGACTACTACGGCGACTACCGCCTCATCCAGGGGCGGCTGGGCTGGCGGCCCCGCGTGCCCCTGCGCGAGGGCCTGGCGCTGACGCTGGCCTTCTACCGCCAGCACCGCGAGCACTACTGGTAGGCGCTGCTGCTTGAGCGGATGGCGGGCGCGGCATGGGTGAAACTATGCCGCGCCTTTTGCTGTCTTATTGGGTATACACCCGATACATTGTGACCTACTACGCGCTCACCGTTTTGATCTGGCTGAGCACGCGACCCCCTCACACCATAGCGGTTAAGGAGCACAGCAATGCGGCTACACCCCCAGCTTTTCTCATATGCGCTGGC encodes the following:
- a CDS encoding NAD-dependent epimerase/dehydratase family protein yields the protein MSIADEIRERFSGARVLITGGLGFIGSNLAHRLVDLGAHVTLVDSLIPEYGGNEFNIAGLDGRVTVNIADVRDQYSINHLVQGKDFVFNLAGQTSHMDSMRDPYTDLDINCRAQLSILEACRRFNPAAKLVYASTRQIYGKPDYLPVDERHLVHPTDVNGINKMAGEWYHILYNNVYGISACALRLTNTYGPRMRVKDARQTFLGIWIKRLIDGEPIEVWGDGMQIRDFTYIDDCVDALLLSAANPSAHGQIFNLGSDETINLRDLAALAVEINGGGRYAIIPYPADRKPIDIGDYYGDYRLIQGRLGWRPRVPLREGLALTLAFYRQHREHYW